In one window of Cellulophaga sp. HaHa_2_95 DNA:
- a CDS encoding amidohydrolase family protein, producing the protein MKKITSLVLLLVFTTFLNAQDTYLQCGKIIDMESGKVWLEKTVVISGTKIKEIKKGFVSGGDGDVVIDLRVSTVMPGFIDMHVHIESESNPKTYVERFTDNEADIAFKSTVFAKKTLMAGFTTVRDLGGSGVNIAIRNAINKGIVAGPRVFTAGKSIATTGGHADPTNGRSHEFTGDPGPKEGVVNSPEEGRKAVRQRYKDGADVIKITATGGVLSVAKNGKNPQFTIDEIKAITQTADDYGMLTAAHAHGDEGMQRAIKGGIKTIEHGSYMSDETMELMKQYDAYLVPTITAGKQVAEKAEIEGYFPEVVAVKAREIGPLIQGTFSKAYKKGVKIAFGTDAGVYPHGLNAKEFGYMVDGGMPAIEAMQSATVTNAKLLGIADEVGLVKAGYFADIVAVSGDPLQDISQLEKITFVMKEGQVYKNELKP; encoded by the coding sequence ATGAAAAAAATAACCTCTCTTGTTCTCCTTTTAGTTTTTACTACTTTTTTAAACGCACAAGATACGTACCTGCAGTGTGGTAAAATTATAGATATGGAGTCCGGTAAAGTTTGGTTAGAAAAAACGGTAGTTATATCTGGTACTAAAATAAAGGAGATAAAAAAAGGATTTGTATCGGGAGGAGATGGTGATGTGGTGATCGATTTAAGAGTAAGTACGGTAATGCCAGGTTTTATAGATATGCATGTGCATATAGAAAGCGAATCTAATCCTAAGACATATGTGGAGCGTTTCACAGATAATGAAGCAGATATTGCTTTTAAATCTACCGTTTTTGCTAAGAAAACATTAATGGCTGGCTTTACTACAGTTAGAGATTTAGGAGGTTCTGGTGTAAATATTGCAATTAGAAATGCTATAAATAAAGGAATAGTAGCAGGGCCTAGAGTTTTTACGGCGGGTAAATCTATCGCTACTACGGGTGGGCATGCAGATCCTACAAATGGTAGAAGCCATGAGTTTACCGGGGATCCTGGTCCAAAAGAAGGCGTGGTTAATTCTCCAGAAGAAGGTAGAAAAGCGGTTAGGCAGCGGTATAAAGATGGTGCAGATGTTATAAAAATTACAGCAACAGGTGGGGTTCTTAGTGTGGCTAAGAATGGTAAAAATCCGCAATTTACTATTGATGAGATAAAAGCAATTACGCAAACTGCTGATGATTATGGTATGTTGACTGCGGCGCATGCACATGGTGATGAAGGTATGCAAAGAGCTATAAAAGGCGGGATTAAGACAATAGAGCACGGTAGTTATATGAGTGATGAAACCATGGAATTGATGAAGCAGTATGATGCGTATCTAGTGCCCACAATTACAGCAGGGAAACAAGTAGCAGAGAAGGCTGAGATTGAAGGATATTTTCCGGAAGTAGTAGCGGTTAAGGCTAGAGAAATAGGGCCGTTAATTCAAGGAACTTTTTCGAAAGCATATAAAAAAGGAGTGAAAATTGCCTTTGGAACAGATGCAGGGGTGTATCCTCATGGTTTAAATGCGAAAGAATTTGGGTATATGGTTGATGGGGGGATGCCAGCTATTGAAGCTATGCAATCTGCAACGGTGACAAATGCTAAGTTGTTAGGAATAGCGGATGAAGTTGGTTTAGTAAAAGCTGGATATTTTGCAGATATTGTTGCGGTTTCAGGTGATCCGCTTCAGGATATATCGCAATTAGAAAAAATCACCTTTGTCATGAAAGAGGGTCAAGTTTATAAAAATGAGTTAAAACCCTAG
- a CDS encoding DegT/DnrJ/EryC1/StrS aminotransferase family protein yields the protein MRKIQMVDLNGQYEAIKERVNASFTTILETSAFINGPEVQSFQKELEEYLDVKHVIPCANGTDALQIAMMGLGLQPGDEVITADFTFAATVEVIALLQLTPVLVDVLPDTFNIDPAAIERAITPKTKAIVPVHLFGQCANMDVILEIAEKHHLYVIEDNAQAIGATYTSKSGAKQKAGGIGHVAATSFFPSKNLGAYGDGGAIFTNDDALAHTLRGVVNHGMYERYHHDVVGVNSRLDSLQAAVLRAKLPLLDQYNAKRRDSARKYSAAFKNESAIVIPVTVNGCDGICDTCDCHVFHQYTLKITNGKRDELVKHLAEKGIPCGVYYPIPLHKQKAYVDDRYNDADFPVTNQLVKEVISLPMHTELDEEQISFITKTVIDFVNA from the coding sequence ATGCGAAAAATTCAAATGGTTGATCTTAACGGTCAATACGAAGCCATCAAAGAACGAGTAAATGCTTCATTTACAACAATTTTAGAAACTTCAGCGTTCATAAACGGACCTGAAGTGCAAAGTTTTCAAAAAGAATTAGAAGAATATTTAGATGTAAAGCATGTTATTCCATGTGCAAACGGAACAGATGCCTTGCAGATAGCAATGATGGGTCTTGGGTTGCAGCCAGGAGATGAGGTAATTACGGCCGACTTTACTTTTGCAGCTACCGTTGAGGTAATAGCCTTATTGCAATTAACGCCTGTTTTAGTAGATGTCTTGCCAGATACATTCAATATAGACCCAGCGGCAATAGAACGTGCTATAACGCCAAAAACTAAAGCTATTGTACCGGTTCATCTTTTTGGGCAGTGTGCAAATATGGATGTAATCTTAGAAATTGCAGAAAAGCACCATCTTTATGTAATCGAAGACAATGCTCAAGCTATAGGTGCAACATACACTTCAAAAAGTGGTGCCAAACAAAAAGCAGGAGGTATTGGTCATGTAGCAGCGACCTCTTTTTTTCCTTCTAAGAATTTAGGAGCTTACGGAGATGGTGGGGCTATTTTCACCAATGATGATGCTTTGGCGCATACCTTAAGAGGTGTGGTGAATCACGGAATGTATGAACGTTATCATCATGATGTGGTTGGAGTAAATTCTCGTTTAGATAGTTTGCAAGCGGCAGTATTGCGTGCAAAGCTTCCGTTGCTTGATCAATATAATGCAAAGAGAAGAGATAGTGCTCGTAAGTATTCTGCTGCATTTAAGAATGAATCGGCGATCGTTATCCCAGTTACGGTAAATGGCTGTGATGGCATATGCGATACCTGTGATTGTCATGTTTTTCATCAATATACCTTAAAAATTACCAATGGTAAGCGCGATGAGTTAGTAAAGCACTTAGCGGAAAAAGGAATTCCATGTGGTGTTTATTACCCTATTCCGCTACACAAACAAAAAGCATATGTAGATGATCGTTATAATGATGCAGACTTCCCGGTTACCAATCAATTGGTGAAAGAAGTAATCTCATTACCAATGCATACAGAACTAGATGAAGAGCAGATTAGCTTTATTACGAAGACTGTTATCGATTTTGTTAATGCGTAA
- a CDS encoding 2-oxoglutarate dehydrogenase E1 component, with translation MDKYSFLNAAHTSFFAELYDKYLINPDSVEPSWRAFFQGFDFGQESLLDELDLPVTPNNVAAPSGTSEMPQSLQKEFQVIRLIDGYRSRGHLFTKTNPVRERRKYEPTLAIENFGLSSGDLNTVFTAGEILGIGPSTLTEIISHLTNIYCDAIGVEYMYIRNPERIEWIQNWLNVNDNHPNYDNERKKNILRKLNQAISFESFLHTKYVGQKRFSLEGNESLIPALDAIVERAAEMGVEQFVMGMAHRGRLNVLTNIFGKAAKDIFSEFDGKDYEQVIFDGDVKYHLGWTSDRMSDNGNKIKMNIAPNPSHLETVGAVVEGITRAKQDAHYKDDFSKVLPIVVHGDAAIAGQGLVYEVIQMASLDGYKTGGTIHMVVNNQIGFTTNYLDARSSTYCTDVGKVTLSPVLHVNADDAEAVVHASLFALEYRMRFQRDVFLDLLGYRKYGHNEGDEPRFTQPKLYKAIAKHENPRDIYAAKLIAEGIIDESYIGKLEQEYKDSLETELEDSRKEDKTVITPFMADEWKGFVSVQEDEMVKPIDTSYPKEKLTQIANSLTSLPKGKKFLRKVDKLVEDRRKMFFENDSLDWAMGELLAYGSLLQEGFGVRMSGQDVERGTFSHRHAVVKVEDSEEEVVPLNLVEGKKGDFHIFNSHLSEYGVVGFDYGYAMASPNTLTIWEAQFGDFSNGAQIMIDQYISAAEDKWKLQNGLVMLLPHGYEGQGAEHSSARMERFLQLCASDNMFIADVTTPANMFHLLRRQMKANFRKPLVVFTPKSLLRHPKAVSTKEEFATGGFQEVIDDAAADAKKVKTLVFCTGKFYYDLLAAREENTREDVALVRVEQLFPLPAQKMKAIMKKYDKADDVVWAQEEPRNMGAWSHIMMHFSEASTLRVASRRFYASPAAGSAVRSKRRHQEVIDYVFDKSKDNMIRK, from the coding sequence ATGGATAAATATTCCTTTTTAAACGCTGCGCATACTTCATTTTTTGCAGAGTTATATGACAAGTATTTGATTAATCCAGATAGTGTTGAGCCTAGTTGGCGTGCATTTTTTCAAGGATTTGATTTTGGCCAAGAGAGTCTTTTAGATGAACTTGACTTGCCAGTAACACCAAATAATGTTGCTGCACCATCTGGCACTTCAGAAATGCCACAATCACTACAAAAAGAATTTCAGGTTATTCGGTTAATCGATGGATATCGATCTCGTGGACATTTGTTTACAAAAACAAATCCGGTTCGAGAAAGAAGAAAATATGAGCCAACGCTTGCTATCGAAAATTTCGGGTTATCATCTGGAGATTTGAATACTGTTTTTACAGCAGGAGAAATTTTAGGAATAGGGCCAAGTACCTTAACTGAAATTATTTCGCACTTAACAAACATTTATTGTGATGCTATAGGTGTTGAATACATGTATATCAGAAATCCTGAACGTATTGAGTGGATTCAGAATTGGCTAAATGTCAATGATAACCACCCTAACTACGATAACGAACGTAAGAAAAATATTCTTAGAAAATTAAACCAAGCCATCTCTTTTGAGAGCTTTTTACACACCAAATATGTAGGTCAGAAACGATTTTCATTGGAGGGTAACGAGTCGCTTATTCCTGCATTGGACGCTATTGTTGAGCGTGCAGCAGAAATGGGTGTCGAGCAGTTTGTTATGGGTATGGCGCATAGAGGTAGACTAAATGTGCTTACCAATATTTTTGGTAAAGCCGCTAAAGATATCTTCAGTGAGTTTGATGGTAAAGATTACGAGCAAGTAATTTTTGATGGTGATGTTAAATATCACTTAGGTTGGACTTCAGATAGAATGTCTGATAATGGAAATAAAATAAAAATGAACATTGCTCCAAATCCATCTCACTTAGAGACTGTTGGAGCTGTTGTTGAAGGTATTACAAGGGCAAAGCAAGATGCACACTATAAAGATGACTTTTCTAAAGTGTTGCCAATTGTTGTGCATGGAGATGCTGCCATTGCAGGTCAAGGCCTAGTGTATGAAGTAATTCAAATGGCTAGCTTAGACGGTTACAAAACTGGAGGTACCATCCATATGGTAGTAAATAACCAGATTGGTTTTACGACCAATTACCTAGATGCACGTAGTTCTACGTATTGTACAGATGTTGGTAAGGTAACCTTGAGTCCAGTATTACATGTAAATGCAGATGATGCGGAAGCGGTAGTGCATGCGTCTTTATTTGCTTTAGAATATAGAATGCGTTTTCAACGCGATGTGTTTCTTGATTTATTAGGATACCGTAAGTATGGTCATAATGAAGGTGATGAGCCTCGTTTTACACAGCCAAAACTTTATAAGGCAATTGCTAAGCATGAAAATCCTAGAGATATTTATGCGGCAAAACTTATCGCAGAAGGGATTATAGATGAAAGCTATATTGGTAAATTAGAACAAGAATATAAAGATTCTCTAGAAACAGAATTAGAAGATTCTCGGAAAGAAGATAAAACAGTCATCACACCTTTCATGGCAGATGAGTGGAAAGGTTTTGTAAGTGTTCAAGAAGATGAAATGGTAAAGCCAATTGATACTTCTTATCCTAAAGAAAAACTTACGCAAATAGCAAACTCTCTAACGAGCTTACCAAAGGGTAAAAAGTTTTTACGTAAAGTAGATAAGCTTGTAGAGGATCGTAGAAAAATGTTCTTTGAGAATGATAGCTTAGACTGGGCTATGGGAGAACTTCTGGCTTACGGATCTTTACTTCAAGAAGGTTTTGGAGTTAGAATGTCTGGACAAGATGTAGAAAGAGGTACTTTTTCTCACCGTCATGCTGTTGTAAAAGTAGAGGATAGTGAAGAAGAGGTTGTTCCATTAAACTTAGTAGAAGGTAAAAAAGGAGATTTTCATATCTTTAACTCACACCTTTCAGAGTATGGGGTGGTAGGTTTTGATTATGGATACGCTATGGCGAGTCCTAATACACTGACTATTTGGGAAGCACAGTTTGGTGATTTTAGCAACGGTGCTCAAATAATGATAGATCAGTATATTTCTGCTGCTGAAGATAAGTGGAAGTTGCAAAACGGATTGGTAATGTTATTGCCGCACGGTTACGAAGGTCAAGGTGCAGAGCATTCTTCTGCTCGTATGGAACGATTCTTGCAACTTTGTGCCAGTGATAATATGTTTATAGCAGACGTTACCACACCAGCGAACATGTTTCACTTGTTGCGTAGACAAATGAAGGCTAACTTTAGAAAACCTTTGGTGGTGTTTACACCAAAAAGTTTATTGCGTCATCCAAAAGCTGTTTCTACGAAAGAAGAATTTGCTACAGGTGGTTTTCAAGAAGTGATAGACGATGCTGCTGCTGATGCTAAAAAAGTAAAAACTTTGGTGTTTTGTACTGGTAAGTTCTATTATGATTTACTAGCGGCACGCGAAGAAAATACTAGAGAAGATGTAGCTTTAGTTCGTGTAGAACAGTTATTTCCTTTGCCGGCACAGAAAATGAAGGCAATTATGAAAAAGTATGATAAAGCAGATGATGTTGTTTGGGCGCAAGAAGAGCCTAGAAACATGGGAGCTTGGAGTCATATAATGATGCACTTTAGTGAAGCAAGTACATTAAGAGTAGCTTCAAGACGTTTTTATGCATCACCAGCAGCCGGTAGTGCAGTGCGTTCTAAACGTCGTCATCAAGAAGTTATAGATTATGTTTTTGATAAATCAAAAGATAACATGATCCGTAAGTAG
- a CDS encoding alpha-ketoglutarate decarboxylase, which yields MNFLTDLRLKKWQLILFFAFSSTLTFSQQTNSGEFWDNVRFGGGIGLGFGNNYFNGSIAPSAIYQVSEQFAAGVQLNFSYATFNDNKLTAYGGSLISLYNIIPAIQLSGELEQLRINRTTSFSDGDFKDNYWSPALYLGAGYVNRNFTVGLKYNVLHDDKSIYSDALIPFVRIYF from the coding sequence ATGAATTTTTTGACTGATTTGCGCTTAAAAAAATGGCAATTGATTTTATTTTTTGCGTTTTCATCAACGCTAACGTTTTCGCAACAGACAAATTCTGGAGAATTTTGGGATAATGTTCGGTTTGGAGGCGGAATTGGTTTAGGATTCGGCAACAATTATTTTAACGGTTCTATTGCCCCAAGTGCAATTTATCAAGTCTCTGAACAATTTGCCGCTGGAGTACAGTTAAATTTTAGTTATGCTACTTTTAATGACAACAAACTTACAGCGTATGGCGGAAGTTTAATTTCATTGTACAATATAATTCCTGCCATTCAACTATCTGGTGAATTGGAACAATTGAGAATAAACAGAACCACTTCTTTTAGTGATGGAGATTTTAAAGACAACTATTGGAGTCCTGCCTTATATCTAGGAGCCGGATATGTAAATCGGAATTTCACAGTAGGACTAAAATATAATGTACTTCATGACGATAAAAGTATTTATTCCGATGCCTTAATTCCTTTCGTTAGAATTTATTTTTAA
- a CDS encoding 3-deoxy-D-manno-octulosonic acid transferase, with the protein MHFIYNCSVYIAGFFLRVLGLFIPKLKLFVNGRKDVLNILKNELSKETPVIWIHTASLGEFEQGLPVIEALKKHYTDYQILVTFFSPSGYEVKKNSSAAHLITYLPLDTKHNAAAFVATVNPVLSIFVKYEIWPNYLKELEKRKIPTLLVSAIFSKRQIFFKGYGNFMRKSLSAFSHFFVQDQNSKDLLASIGLKNSTISGDTRFDRVLKILEQDNTLDFMEKFKQDQQCFIAGSSWPEDEAIIVDYINTTNANLKFVFAPHTIKKEAIQKLAHAIQKKTILYSELASNNPSDYEVLIIDTIGILTKVYSYADIAYVGGGFATGLHNTLEPAVFGIPVLIGPKYSGFKEAEDLVALKGVIAISDQKSFTLALDQLVSSQKHYKETGEINTRYIAKRKGATGSIMDYIKTLH; encoded by the coding sequence GTGCATTTTATTTACAATTGCTCCGTTTATATTGCTGGCTTTTTCCTTAGGGTTTTAGGGCTATTTATTCCTAAGCTAAAGCTATTTGTAAATGGAAGAAAGGACGTTTTAAATATCTTAAAAAACGAATTATCTAAAGAAACCCCAGTTATTTGGATACACACCGCATCTCTAGGAGAATTTGAGCAAGGATTGCCAGTAATAGAAGCATTAAAAAAACACTATACAGACTATCAAATACTAGTTACTTTCTTTTCCCCTTCTGGTTACGAGGTAAAAAAGAATTCGTCCGCAGCTCATCTAATTACTTATTTACCCTTAGACACAAAACACAATGCAGCAGCATTTGTAGCAACAGTAAATCCCGTACTTAGCATATTTGTAAAATATGAGATTTGGCCCAACTATTTAAAGGAATTAGAAAAAAGAAAAATTCCGACACTATTAGTCTCTGCTATCTTCAGTAAAAGACAAATATTCTTTAAAGGCTATGGTAATTTTATGCGAAAAAGCTTATCCGCTTTCTCCCATTTTTTTGTTCAAGACCAAAATTCAAAAGATTTATTAGCGTCTATTGGCTTGAAGAATTCAACTATTAGCGGCGATACGCGCTTTGATCGTGTTTTAAAAATTCTAGAACAAGATAATACTTTAGACTTCATGGAGAAATTCAAGCAAGACCAGCAATGCTTTATTGCAGGTAGTTCTTGGCCCGAAGACGAAGCCATTATTGTTGACTATATAAATACCACAAACGCCAATTTAAAATTTGTTTTTGCCCCGCACACCATTAAAAAAGAAGCCATACAGAAACTAGCACACGCTATTCAAAAGAAAACTATTTTATATTCTGAATTAGCTAGTAACAATCCATCTGACTACGAAGTGCTAATTATAGATACTATTGGCATACTTACCAAAGTATATAGTTATGCTGATATTGCTTACGTAGGGGGTGGATTTGCAACAGGCCTACACAATACTTTAGAGCCTGCTGTATTTGGAATTCCTGTTTTGATTGGCCCTAAGTATTCTGGCTTTAAAGAGGCTGAAGATTTAGTTGCCCTAAAGGGTGTTATCGCTATATCTGACCAAAAAAGTTTTACCCTTGCACTTGACCAACTGGTTTCTTCTCAAAAACACTACAAGGAAACAGGAGAAATTAACACCCGTTATATTGCCAAAAGAAAAGGAGCTACAGGTTCAATTATGGATTACATCAAAACGCTGCACTAA
- the galE gene encoding UDP-glucose 4-epimerase GalE, protein MKVLVTGGLGFIGSHTVVELQNKGFDVVIIDDLSNSSEKVLDGIVAITGKKPLFERIDLKEKSKVEDFFKRHADVQGVIHFAASKAVGESVEKPLLYYENNVGTLVYLLKELSKKDKASFIFSSSCTVYGQADKMPITEDAPVKTAESPYGNTKQMGEEIISDTCKVVPSLNAIALRYFNPMGAHPSTEIGELPIGIPQNLVPFITQTGMGLRDQLSVFGDDYPTSDGTCVRDYIHVVDLAKAHVVALQRLFEAKNKANYEVFNLGTGKGSTVLEVIKSFEKVSGKKLNYKIVPRRSGDITEAYANTEKANNELGWKAESTLDEAMKSAWDWEQKVRA, encoded by the coding sequence ATGAAAGTACTTGTTACCGGAGGATTGGGTTTTATTGGCTCACACACCGTTGTAGAATTACAGAACAAAGGATTTGATGTGGTAATCATTGATGATCTATCTAATTCATCAGAAAAAGTACTGGATGGTATTGTGGCTATAACTGGAAAGAAACCCTTATTTGAAAGAATAGACTTGAAAGAGAAATCTAAGGTTGAAGATTTTTTTAAAAGGCATGCAGATGTTCAAGGGGTAATTCATTTTGCAGCTTCTAAAGCTGTCGGAGAAAGTGTGGAAAAGCCTTTATTGTACTATGAAAACAATGTAGGAACATTGGTTTATCTTTTAAAAGAGTTATCTAAAAAGGATAAGGCTAGCTTTATTTTTAGTTCTTCCTGTACGGTTTATGGCCAAGCAGATAAAATGCCGATTACAGAAGATGCACCCGTAAAAACGGCAGAATCTCCTTATGGTAATACAAAGCAAATGGGTGAAGAGATTATATCGGATACCTGTAAAGTTGTTCCTTCGTTGAATGCAATTGCGTTGCGTTATTTTAATCCAATGGGAGCGCATCCAAGTACGGAAATTGGAGAATTACCAATTGGAATACCTCAAAATTTAGTGCCTTTTATTACGCAAACAGGAATGGGATTACGTGATCAATTGTCTGTGTTTGGAGATGATTATCCTACATCAGATGGTACTTGTGTGCGTGATTATATTCATGTGGTAGATTTAGCAAAAGCGCATGTGGTAGCCTTGCAAAGGCTTTTTGAAGCTAAAAATAAAGCGAATTATGAAGTCTTTAATTTAGGAACCGGAAAGGGAAGTACTGTTCTGGAGGTGATAAAAAGTTTTGAGAAGGTTTCAGGTAAGAAATTAAATTACAAAATTGTACCACGTAGATCGGGAGATATTACGGAGGCTTATGCGAACACCGAAAAAGCAAATAATGAATTAGGTTGGAAAGCAGAATCTACCCTAGATGAGGCCATGAAATCTGCTTGGGATTGGGAGCAAAAGGTAAGAGCTTAG